Proteins co-encoded in one Actinomadura luteofluorescens genomic window:
- a CDS encoding VOC family protein: MTVTVFGATGAIGSLTVVELLERGYDVTAYARPEVQVREGAAHVGVSWVYTGALGSGVMRDKMGTRQGETMSELTTTQPAGTPTWIDLGIPDLDRAMTFYGALFGWEFDVGPAEFGHYTQCLLRGRPVAAIRPNPDPDATDFWWNVYFATDDCDAAAARARDAGGSIITGPMDVLDQGRTAIIKDTTGAQCGLWQAGAHIGCEIVNEPNALLRNDLVTAESGPARDFYVAVFGYTLDANPDMPELDFTFLRRPDGHEIGGIAGDPKATKSRWGTLFQVDDADAAARRAVDAGGTSAEPYDMIYGRVANITDPFGTEFDVGAAMTS; encoded by the coding sequence ATGACCGTCACCGTCTTCGGCGCGACGGGAGCGATCGGCTCCCTGACCGTCGTCGAACTCCTGGAGCGCGGCTACGACGTCACGGCCTATGCGCGGCCCGAAGTGCAAGTGAGGGAGGGGGCAGCCCACGTCGGTGTGAGCTGGGTTTACACCGGTGCTTTAGGTTCCGGGGTCATGCGGGACAAGATGGGGACACGACAAGGAGAGACGATGAGCGAGCTGACCACCACGCAGCCGGCTGGCACACCGACCTGGATCGACCTGGGCATCCCGGATCTCGACCGCGCGATGACCTTCTACGGCGCGTTGTTCGGTTGGGAGTTCGATGTGGGACCGGCGGAGTTCGGCCACTACACCCAGTGCTTGCTACGGGGCAGACCCGTCGCGGCCATCAGGCCGAACCCCGATCCCGACGCCACGGACTTCTGGTGGAACGTCTACTTCGCGACGGATGACTGTGACGCCGCGGCCGCCCGAGCGCGGGACGCGGGCGGCTCGATCATCACCGGTCCGATGGACGTGCTGGACCAGGGCCGGACGGCGATCATCAAGGACACCACCGGTGCGCAGTGTGGACTGTGGCAGGCCGGTGCCCACATCGGCTGCGAGATCGTCAACGAGCCGAACGCCCTGCTCCGCAACGACCTGGTCACCGCGGAATCCGGGCCCGCGCGCGACTTCTACGTCGCGGTCTTCGGCTACACGTTGGATGCCAACCCGGACATGCCTGAGCTCGACTTCACGTTCCTGCGCAGACCGGATGGCCACGAGATCGGCGGCATCGCCGGTGACCCAAAGGCCACGAAGTCCCGTTGGGGGACCTTGTTCCAGGTGGACGACGCCGATGCGGCGGCGCGGCGAGCGGTCGACGCGGGTGGGACCTCGGCCGAGCCCTACGACATGATCTACG